In one window of Myxococcus virescens DNA:
- a CDS encoding pectin acetylesterase-family hydrolase — protein sequence MKNLVLAGLTAAALVPAAARAEVVMSSIVDVLVDGGNNYNWQKVELPGTKCGNGSQFKFWVHRTGSPNLMFLFEGGGACWDYDTCSGRAGLLGAANPNGIADDYITQFTAKYVSPLVNGADPGLPGRSKTDLVTKGWNIVYVPYCTGDVHVGNNVATYVDSTGQNPPLTWHHNGYNNTLAVANYAKTQFPNVQKMLMTGYSAGGTATAAGYYFLRKAINPARGYLLNDSGPIFLAPNANFRSRALHDKIRQSWDLNSVFSLLPGTFSQSDFGSINRMVAQEFPNDQLAYTGYSRDYNYSRFSYDRFHSPNDKESVLGYWKQDQDALVTELNKYNNFSYFIPHERAINSSHCSTIITFIGAHACQQMEKKRYWYEYLEFPWSQTYKCYSEFVGMDTFLSRWINGNQRVRIYEPANGYNAEDPGMQIVAPLINGALGG from the coding sequence ATGAAGAACCTGGTCCTGGCTGGACTCACGGCCGCCGCGCTCGTGCCCGCAGCCGCACGCGCGGAGGTGGTGATGTCCTCCATCGTCGACGTGCTGGTGGACGGTGGTAACAACTACAACTGGCAGAAGGTGGAGCTGCCGGGAACCAAGTGTGGCAATGGCTCCCAGTTCAAGTTCTGGGTGCACCGCACGGGTTCGCCCAACCTGATGTTCCTGTTCGAAGGTGGCGGCGCGTGCTGGGATTACGACACGTGTAGCGGCCGCGCGGGCCTGCTGGGCGCCGCCAATCCGAACGGCATCGCCGACGACTACATCACCCAGTTCACGGCCAAGTATGTGTCGCCGCTCGTCAACGGCGCGGACCCGGGCCTGCCGGGGCGCAGCAAGACGGACCTGGTGACGAAGGGTTGGAACATCGTCTACGTGCCTTACTGCACCGGTGACGTGCACGTGGGCAACAACGTGGCCACCTACGTCGATTCGACGGGGCAGAACCCGCCGCTGACGTGGCACCACAACGGCTACAACAACACGCTGGCGGTGGCGAACTACGCGAAGACGCAGTTCCCCAACGTCCAGAAGATGCTGATGACGGGCTACAGCGCGGGTGGCACGGCGACGGCGGCCGGCTACTACTTCCTGCGCAAGGCCATCAACCCGGCGCGGGGCTACCTGCTCAACGACTCCGGCCCCATCTTCCTGGCGCCCAACGCGAACTTCCGCTCGCGCGCGCTGCACGACAAGATTCGCCAGTCGTGGGACCTGAACTCCGTCTTCTCCCTGCTGCCGGGCACGTTCAGCCAGAGCGACTTCGGCTCCATCAACCGCATGGTGGCGCAGGAGTTCCCCAACGACCAGTTGGCCTACACGGGCTACTCGCGCGACTACAACTACTCGCGCTTCTCGTATGACCGCTTCCACTCGCCCAACGACAAGGAGTCCGTGCTGGGCTACTGGAAGCAGGACCAGGACGCGCTGGTCACCGAGCTGAACAAGTACAACAACTTCAGCTATTTCATCCCGCACGAGCGCGCCATCAACTCCAGCCACTGCAGCACCATCATCACCTTCATCGGCGCGCACGCCTGCCAGCAGATGGAGAAGAAGCGTTACTGGTACGAGTATCTCGAGTTCCCGTGGAGCCAGACGTACAAGTGCTACAGCGAGTTCGTGGGCATGGACACGTTCCTGTCGCGGTGGATCAACGGCAACCAGCGCGTCCGCATCTACGAGCCCGCCAACGGCTACAACGCCGAGGACCCGGGCATGCAGATTGTCGCGCCGCTCATCAACGGCGCGCTGGGCGGGTAG